A window from Listeria seeligeri serovar 1/2b str. SLCC3954 encodes these proteins:
- a CDS encoding NADPH-dependent oxidoreductase, with protein MNDVLALLRNHRSFRKYKKGVTIPEEKLDAIIRAAQSAPSWINGQHYSIIAIKDQERKNKMAELCGNQPYIAECSVFLCFVADFYRVKVASEMHGKSFEIAGEEDLLMVAATDIGLSMQNALTAAESLEYGTICIGGLRRNITDTSAFLGLPEFVMPVVGLCIGVPDVEAPVKPRLPKEAVYFEETYQTDVMPLLEAYDKEIIPFSEREGFVSYTEQLAKFYDKPYYPNLTEEIKERGFLGGK; from the coding sequence ATGAATGACGTTCTCGCTTTGCTAAGAAATCATCGCTCATTTCGCAAGTATAAAAAAGGAGTGACAATCCCTGAGGAAAAATTAGATGCGATTATCCGAGCGGCCCAGAGCGCACCATCGTGGATTAACGGGCAACACTATTCTATTATTGCAATTAAAGATCAAGAACGCAAAAATAAAATGGCCGAACTTTGCGGTAATCAACCATACATAGCTGAGTGTTCTGTTTTTCTTTGTTTTGTGGCAGATTTTTACCGGGTAAAAGTCGCAAGTGAAATGCACGGAAAAAGTTTTGAAATTGCTGGTGAAGAAGATTTACTAATGGTTGCGGCAACAGATATTGGGCTTAGTATGCAAAATGCCCTAACTGCTGCGGAATCGCTGGAATATGGGACGATTTGTATTGGTGGATTAAGACGAAATATTACTGATACGTCTGCTTTTCTTGGTTTACCGGAATTTGTTATGCCGGTTGTCGGACTTTGTATCGGAGTACCAGATGTGGAAGCTCCAGTAAAGCCAAGGCTACCAAAAGAAGCAGTTTATTTTGAAGAGACTTATCAGACAGATGTTATGCCTTTACTGGAAGCTTATGATAAAGAAATTATTCCATTTTCAGAGCGAGAAGGATTTGTTTCTTATACTGAACAACTAGCGAAATTTTATGATAAACCATACTATCCAAATTTAACAGAGGAAATAAAAGAAAGAGGCTTTTTAGGCGGGAAATAA
- a CDS encoding helix-turn-helix domain-containing protein: MRQQQIDFKWLEENFLTANEAAEFLGISKQALLSLAKRSVIPFTKKGNMVLFHRIDIELRLEKQQNLRKKYRPFEI, translated from the coding sequence ATGCGCCAACAACAAATTGACTTTAAATGGTTAGAAGAAAACTTCCTGACAGCAAATGAAGCAGCCGAGTTTTTAGGTATTTCAAAACAAGCGCTCCTTTCGCTAGCAAAACGTAGCGTTATCCCCTTTACAAAAAAAGGAAATATGGTTTTGTTTCACCGCATTGATATTGAACTTCGCCTCGAAAAACAACAAAACTTACGCAAAAAATACCGTCCATTTGAAATTTAG
- the hemQ gene encoding hydrogen peroxide-dependent heme synthase, with amino-acid sequence MNEAVKTLDGWFCLHDFRSIDWAAWRELNPTNQELMLNELSHFLSDMEITKNIGEGEHTIYSILGQKADLVFFTLRDSLETLNEVENQFNKLAIADYLLPTYSYISVVELSNYLASHMAGEGDPYQNKGVRARLYPALPPKKHICFYPMSKKRDGADNWYMLPMEERQKLIRDHGLIGRSYAGKVQQIIGGSIGFDDYEWAVTLFSDDALEFKRIVTEMRFDEASARYAEFGSFFIGNLLPSENLSKLFTI; translated from the coding sequence GTGAATGAAGCAGTAAAAACACTAGACGGTTGGTTCTGTCTACATGATTTTCGTTCGATTGACTGGGCAGCTTGGCGAGAATTAAATCCAACTAATCAAGAGTTAATGTTAAATGAATTAAGCCATTTTTTAAGTGATATGGAAATTACGAAAAATATTGGTGAAGGAGAACATACGATATACAGTATTCTCGGTCAAAAAGCTGATCTTGTATTTTTCACTTTACGCGATTCGCTCGAAACTTTAAATGAAGTGGAAAATCAATTCAATAAACTAGCAATTGCTGATTACTTATTACCTACCTATTCTTATATATCCGTCGTTGAACTAAGTAATTACCTTGCATCCCATATGGCTGGCGAGGGAGACCCTTACCAAAATAAAGGCGTGCGTGCGAGACTTTATCCAGCACTTCCACCTAAAAAGCACATTTGTTTTTATCCAATGAGTAAAAAACGAGATGGCGCTGATAATTGGTATATGCTTCCGATGGAGGAACGTCAAAAACTTATCCGTGATCACGGGTTAATTGGTCGTTCTTACGCTGGCAAAGTTCAACAAATCATCGGTGGCTCCATTGGGTTTGATGACTATGAATGGGCCGTTACCCTGTTTTCTGATGATGCACTTGAGTTCAAACGAATCGTTACTGAAATGCGTTTTGATGAAGCAAGTGCCCGCTATGCAGAATTTGGTTCTTTCTTTATTGGCAACCTGCTCCCATCTGAAAATCTTTCGAAACTATTTACTATTTAA
- a CDS encoding ABC transporter ATP-binding protein, producing METVLQAKNVRKIYGIKGNVYTALENISIDIKQGEFTGIMGPSGAGKSTLLNVLSTIDKPTSGEIMISGQGLENMNEQQMSTFRRNKLGFIFQDYNLLDTLTVRENIVLPLALAKRPVKEIEAKLAVISEKFGITDILDKYPSEVSGGQKQRTAASRAIVTSPSLIFADEPTGALDSKSATNLLESLRDLNEQDNATIMMVTHDAFAASFCKRILFIKDGELYTEIYRGSKSRKEFFQKILDVLAKLGGDADDVI from the coding sequence ATGGAAACAGTTTTACAAGCAAAAAATGTAAGAAAAATTTATGGAATAAAAGGAAATGTTTATACAGCTCTTGAAAATATTAGTATTGATATTAAACAAGGTGAATTCACTGGCATTATGGGTCCATCTGGTGCAGGGAAATCAACCTTACTAAATGTATTATCAACTATTGACAAACCAACTTCTGGTGAGATTATGATTTCCGGACAAGGACTTGAAAACATGAATGAACAACAAATGTCTACGTTCCGCCGTAATAAACTAGGTTTTATTTTCCAAGATTACAACTTACTTGATACCCTGACAGTTCGTGAAAATATCGTTCTACCACTAGCACTTGCCAAACGTCCAGTTAAAGAAATAGAAGCAAAACTCGCTGTTATTAGTGAAAAATTTGGCATCACAGACATCCTTGATAAATATCCGAGCGAAGTTTCTGGGGGGCAAAAACAACGTACCGCTGCATCGAGAGCTATCGTTACTTCTCCAAGCTTAATCTTTGCTGATGAGCCAACTGGTGCACTAGACTCTAAATCAGCTACCAATCTGTTAGAAAGCTTGAGAGATTTGAATGAACAAGACAACGCAACCATTATGATGGTAACGCACGATGCCTTTGCCGCAAGTTTCTGCAAACGAATTTTATTTATTAAAGACGGAGAATTATATACTGAAATCTATCGTGGAAGTAAATCGCGTAAGGAGTTCTTCCAAAAAATCCTAGACGTTCTTGCTAAGCTGGGAGGCGACGCTGATGACGTTATTTGA
- a CDS encoding ABC transporter permease — MTLFDLAKKNIRHNFVHYFLYFASMIFSIMIYFTFLVLSKDPSVVERIDKSTKLSTAFSTSSIILLIFVAIFILYSNNFFTRKRKKEIGLYSLLGLRKKEIGRMLFYENFLMGLGALVVGILAGTLLSKIFVTILLNLINIENIGGFAFSWDAVIQTSIVFLIITLFTSFSGYRIIYRTTLLDLFHSEAKREKSPKPSFILALLSLLLIALGYTIAGQPLESKGSIWIKLGLPVGALVILASVIIGTALFITFFLPYLLAKLRNNKKLFYKGSNIISTSQLTFRISSNAKTLIVISILSATTLSVIGTISSIYYQANKSAGTTAPSSFEYVIPKDAKTNNTILKTAESDPEHPVEFKEESTYYIVKAKETDPDFIEYSINEGFPVISESDYNELVKKQETPENIVQLKDNQAQMVLSFTYDERSRNQMVGEKYTLASPGSPTVQIKSVVQDSPLGNVQGLLVMTDKQVAQIATDKNIPSVNLESISIKNPKKAQELDEKLQAVVPKDSMLLSYTATYQEIITVTGVLLFIGMFIGFVFLAATGSIIYFKQLTEAYNDIGTFDILQKIGLNRKDIRKTLAKQLLVIFLIPLVIGILHSSFALIGLSHMLALDLTMPVIISTGIYTLMYIVYYFLTLNSYTNIVVGKK; from the coding sequence ATGACGTTATTTGATTTAGCTAAAAAGAATATTCGCCATAATTTTGTTCATTACTTTTTATATTTTGCCTCCATGATTTTTAGTATTATGATTTACTTTACCTTTCTCGTTCTCTCCAAAGATCCTTCTGTAGTAGAGCGAATTGACAAGTCTACAAAATTATCCACTGCTTTTTCGACTTCTTCTATAATTTTACTTATTTTTGTAGCGATTTTTATTCTTTACTCCAATAATTTCTTTACGAGAAAACGAAAAAAAGAAATTGGGCTTTATTCGTTACTTGGCTTACGAAAAAAAGAAATTGGCCGGATGTTATTTTACGAAAATTTCCTTATGGGGCTTGGCGCTCTAGTAGTCGGTATTTTAGCAGGTACTTTACTTTCTAAAATTTTCGTTACTATTTTGCTAAACTTGATTAATATCGAAAATATTGGTGGATTTGCTTTTTCGTGGGATGCCGTAATCCAAACTAGTATTGTCTTCTTAATTATTACACTTTTCACCTCATTCTCTGGTTATCGAATCATTTATCGTACAACTTTACTTGATTTATTCCATTCCGAAGCAAAACGAGAAAAAAGCCCAAAACCATCATTCATTTTGGCGCTACTTTCACTATTATTAATCGCGCTTGGATACACCATCGCAGGACAACCACTTGAATCAAAAGGATCTATTTGGATAAAACTTGGCTTACCAGTAGGCGCACTCGTTATTCTAGCTTCTGTTATTATAGGAACAGCGCTTTTCATCACATTCTTCCTACCTTATTTATTAGCAAAACTGAGAAATAATAAAAAACTTTTTTATAAAGGTAGCAATATTATTTCCACATCACAATTAACATTTCGTATTTCATCCAATGCCAAAACTTTAATTGTGATTTCTATCCTTAGTGCGACTACGCTTTCAGTAATAGGCACTATAAGCAGTATTTACTACCAAGCTAATAAATCTGCTGGCACCACAGCACCATCTAGTTTTGAATATGTGATTCCAAAAGATGCTAAAACAAATAATACGATTCTGAAAACAGCAGAAAGTGACCCAGAACATCCAGTTGAATTCAAAGAGGAAAGTACTTATTATATAGTCAAAGCAAAAGAAACAGATCCTGATTTTATCGAATACAGTATAAATGAAGGTTTTCCAGTTATTTCAGAATCTGATTATAATGAGCTTGTCAAAAAACAAGAAACTCCCGAAAATATTGTTCAATTGAAGGACAACCAAGCGCAAATGGTCCTTTCGTTTACGTATGATGAACGCTCGAGAAATCAAATGGTTGGCGAAAAATATACGTTAGCTTCACCTGGTAGCCCAACCGTTCAAATTAAATCAGTCGTACAAGACTCCCCACTCGGAAATGTTCAAGGGCTGCTCGTTATGACAGACAAGCAAGTAGCGCAAATTGCTACAGACAAAAACATTCCATCTGTAAATCTTGAGTCCATTTCAATAAAGAATCCGAAAAAAGCTCAAGAACTAGATGAAAAACTTCAAGCAGTAGTTCCAAAAGATAGCATGCTTCTTTCTTACACAGCAACCTATCAAGAAATCATCACTGTGACAGGCGTTCTGCTATTCATAGGAATGTTTATCGGTTTTGTTTTTTTAGCAGCGACAGGAAGTATTATCTATTTCAAGCAATTAACGGAAGCTTATAATGATATCGGCACCTTTGATATCTTGCAAAAAATCGGTCTTAACCGGAAAGACATTCGAAAAACGCTTGCTAAACAATTACTTGTTATCTTCTTAATTCCGCTCGTCATTGGTATTTTGCATAGTAGTTTTGCACTGATTGGTCTTTCTCATATGTTAGCCTTAGATTTGACCATGCCAGTAATCATTTCAACAGGAATCTACACATTAATGTACATCGTCTACTACTTCCTTACATTAAATAGTTATACGAATATTGTAGTAGGTAAAAAGTAA
- a CDS encoding GNAT family N-acetyltransferase, producing the protein MNWITWDKHTQVPLDLLLEADPSEKQIAKYLCKSTVFGLSSKEQTIGIVCLLPLNDNQLEIMNIAVLKSARNKGIGKKLLEKAFEFATLQNFTEIIVKTGNSSIDQLAFYQKNGFRMQQIIPDYFSEHYPEQEITENGIACLDQIILIKEIKS; encoded by the coding sequence ATGAACTGGATAACTTGGGATAAACACACACAAGTCCCGCTTGACCTTCTACTAGAAGCCGATCCCAGCGAAAAACAAATTGCTAAATACCTATGTAAATCAACTGTTTTCGGTTTGAGTAGTAAGGAACAAACTATCGGAATCGTCTGTCTGTTACCACTAAACGATAACCAATTAGAAATTATGAATATAGCTGTTTTAAAATCTGCTCGAAACAAAGGAATTGGGAAAAAACTACTTGAAAAAGCGTTTGAATTTGCCACACTCCAAAATTTTACAGAGATTATAGTTAAAACAGGTAACTCAAGTATTGATCAGCTTGCCTTTTACCAGAAAAATGGTTTTCGTATGCAACAAATTATTCCTGATTATTTTTCAGAACATTATCCTGAACAAGAGATTACCGAAAACGGCATAGCTTGTTTAGATCAAATCATTTTAATAAAAGAAATAAAATCCTGA
- the glmM gene encoding phosphoglucosamine mutase yields the protein MGKYFGTDGVRGVANSELTPELAFRLGRMGGYVLTRHVGEHPRVLVARDTRISGEMLESALIAGLVSVGIEVMRLGVISTPGVAYLTKAQGASASVMISASHNPVDDNGIKFFGSDGFKLSDDQEEEIEQLLDTEEDTLPRPSGEGLGTVSDYFEGKQKYIQYLKQTIENDFNGYHIALDCANGATSGLATHLFADLDADISSMGASPNGLNINDGVGSTHPEALAAFVLEKKADVGLAFDGDGDRVIAIDEIGQIVDGDKIMFICAKYLREQGLLNSNTIVSTVMSNLGFYKGLKELNIEDVQTAVGDRYVVEAMREGNFNLGGEQSGHIIFLDHNTTGDGLLSGIQLINVMKATGKKLSELASEMKTFPQKLENIRVSDKNHVADNPKVSKVISEVEAEMAGNGRVLVRPSGTEPLVRVMVEAASKEETDEYCERISAVVRAEMALND from the coding sequence ATGGGTAAATATTTTGGTACGGACGGAGTTAGAGGTGTAGCAAACTCGGAATTAACCCCAGAGCTTGCATTCCGATTAGGTCGAATGGGTGGTTATGTTTTAACCCGTCATGTAGGTGAACATCCACGTGTGCTTGTAGCTCGTGACACTCGAATCTCCGGAGAAATGCTTGAATCCGCTTTGATTGCTGGACTTGTCTCAGTTGGAATTGAAGTAATGCGTTTGGGTGTTATTTCCACTCCAGGAGTAGCTTATTTAACAAAGGCACAAGGAGCATCTGCAAGTGTAATGATTTCTGCTAGCCATAATCCAGTAGATGACAATGGAATTAAATTCTTCGGTTCTGATGGCTTCAAACTTTCGGATGATCAAGAAGAAGAAATTGAACAACTTCTTGATACAGAAGAAGATACATTACCACGTCCAAGTGGCGAAGGTTTAGGAACTGTTAGTGATTATTTTGAAGGAAAACAAAAATATATTCAGTATTTAAAACAAACAATCGAAAACGACTTCAATGGTTATCATATTGCTCTAGACTGTGCAAATGGTGCCACTTCAGGTTTAGCAACGCATTTATTTGCGGACTTGGATGCTGATATTAGTTCAATGGGTGCGTCCCCGAATGGATTAAATATCAATGACGGTGTCGGCTCCACTCACCCAGAAGCCCTAGCTGCTTTCGTATTAGAAAAGAAAGCGGATGTTGGTTTAGCATTTGATGGCGACGGAGACCGTGTCATTGCTATTGACGAAATCGGCCAAATTGTCGACGGAGACAAAATTATGTTCATTTGCGCCAAATATTTGCGCGAACAAGGACTTCTAAATAGCAATACCATCGTTTCTACTGTAATGAGTAACTTAGGTTTTTACAAAGGATTAAAAGAACTTAATATTGAAGATGTTCAAACAGCTGTTGGCGACCGTTACGTAGTCGAAGCAATGCGTGAAGGCAACTTTAACCTTGGTGGAGAACAATCAGGTCATATTATTTTCTTGGATCATAATACGACCGGTGATGGTCTGCTTTCGGGAATTCAGTTAATTAACGTAATGAAAGCAACAGGGAAAAAATTATCGGAACTTGCTTCTGAAATGAAAACATTCCCGCAAAAACTAGAAAATATTCGTGTAAGTGACAAAAATCATGTCGCGGATAATCCAAAAGTTAGTAAAGTAATTAGCGAAGTAGAAGCAGAAATGGCTGGAAACGGTCGAGTGCTTGTTCGCCCATCTGGAACAGAACCACTTGTTAGAGTTATGGTTGAAGCTGCTTCAAAAGAAGAAACAGATGAGTATTGTGAACGTATTTCAGCAGTTGTTCGTGCTGAAATGGCGCTTAATGACTAA
- a CDS encoding CdaR family protein, giving the protein MDRILNNKWSIRIIALLLAAILFTSVHASNKDTTSFSTTSSSDSEVIENVPVKVYYDKTNLYISGVPETVTVTISGPRSIVQSAKAQQDFTVYADLKNASIGTQEVKLQVKDLSDRLKVKIDPASVSVNVQEKVTKKFSVDVELSKSVIADGYQAGTPIIDPKKVSITGAKDTIEQIAYVKATLEDDGNHKSEFTDKATVSVFDSNLNKLDVDVSPQEVEVTVPVEKVGKSVPIKIKQEGTPESDIEISSMTPDKSEVVVVGDDAVLDKIKEIEIPIDVSKIKADTVKEVTVPVPNGAKSVQPTTIEVKIKTIKKSEANTETNTSDNNKNDDTDSNDSTKDDSGDNDTKISKSFSNIQVYMSGLKSTLDAQMITPANGKVSVTITGDKKTIDGISAKDLSVIANLSKGKAGDYSIPLELNGLPDNVAYVINPTNADFILTEKEAQNSVPSKNT; this is encoded by the coding sequence ATGGATCGAATTTTAAATAACAAGTGGTCGATTCGGATTATTGCTCTATTACTTGCAGCCATCCTTTTTACATCAGTTCACGCTAGTAATAAAGATACAACTAGCTTTTCAACAACTTCATCAAGTGATTCCGAAGTTATCGAAAACGTACCTGTAAAAGTTTATTATGACAAAACTAATTTATATATTTCAGGTGTTCCAGAAACAGTCACAGTTACCATTTCTGGTCCAAGAAGTATTGTACAATCAGCTAAAGCACAGCAAGATTTCACCGTTTACGCCGATTTGAAAAATGCTTCGATTGGAACACAAGAAGTGAAATTACAAGTTAAAGACCTTTCAGATAGACTGAAAGTAAAAATAGATCCAGCATCAGTAAGTGTCAATGTCCAAGAAAAAGTAACGAAAAAATTCTCTGTAGATGTTGAGCTAAGTAAATCAGTTATTGCTGATGGTTACCAAGCCGGGACACCAATCATTGATCCTAAAAAAGTTTCGATTACAGGCGCAAAAGACACCATTGAGCAAATCGCTTATGTCAAAGCAACTCTTGAGGATGATGGGAATCATAAATCAGAATTCACCGATAAAGCTACTGTTTCTGTGTTTGATAGCAATTTAAACAAACTAGATGTAGATGTCAGTCCGCAAGAAGTGGAAGTTACCGTTCCTGTTGAAAAAGTCGGCAAATCAGTTCCTATCAAAATCAAACAAGAAGGAACGCCAGAAAGCGACATTGAAATTTCGAGTATGACTCCAGATAAGTCAGAAGTTGTCGTTGTTGGTGATGACGCGGTCCTTGATAAAATCAAAGAAATCGAAATACCAATTGATGTCTCAAAAATAAAAGCAGACACGGTCAAAGAAGTGACGGTACCTGTGCCAAATGGTGCAAAATCAGTCCAACCTACGACAATAGAGGTTAAAATAAAAACCATAAAAAAGTCTGAAGCGAATACCGAAACAAACACCTCAGATAATAATAAAAACGACGATACTGACTCGAATGATTCAACAAAAGATGACTCAGGAGACAATGATACAAAAATATCTAAGTCTTTCTCCAACATCCAAGTATATATGAGCGGTTTGAAAAGTACATTAGACGCCCAAATGATTACACCAGCGAATGGAAAAGTTTCTGTAACAATTACTGGCGATAAAAAAACTATCGATGGAATTTCCGCTAAAGATTTAAGCGTTATTGCTAATTTAAGCAAAGGAAAAGCGGGTGATTACTCCATTCCACTCGAACTCAATGGTTTGCCTGACAATGTTGCTTATGTAATTAATCCAACAAACGCTGATTTTATCCTGACTGAAAAAGAAGCTCAAAATTCAGTTCCATCTAAAAACACATAG
- the dacA gene encoding diadenylate cyclase has protein sequence MDFSNMSIMHYLANIVDILVVWFVIYKVIMLIRGTKAVQLLKGIFIIIAVKLLSGFFGLQTVEWITDQMLTWGFLAIIIIFQPELRRALETLGRGNIFTRYGSRIEREQHHLIESIEKSTQYMAKRRIGALISVARDTGMDDYIETGIPLNAKISSQLLINIFIPNTPLHDGAVIIKGNEIASAASYLPLSDSPFLSKELGTRHRAALGISEVTDSITIVVSEETGGISLTKGGELFRDVSEEELHKILLKELVTVTAKKPSIFSKWKGGKSE, from the coding sequence ATGGATTTTTCCAATATGTCGATAATGCATTATCTAGCAAATATTGTAGATATTCTTGTCGTATGGTTTGTAATTTATAAAGTGATCATGCTAATCCGAGGGACAAAAGCAGTTCAATTATTAAAAGGTATTTTTATTATCATTGCAGTAAAATTATTAAGCGGATTTTTTGGTCTCCAAACAGTAGAATGGATTACGGATCAGATGCTTACTTGGGGATTTCTCGCAATAATAATTATCTTCCAACCAGAATTGCGCCGTGCTTTAGAGACGCTTGGTCGAGGGAATATTTTTACCCGCTATGGTTCAAGAATTGAGCGTGAACAGCATCATTTAATTGAATCAATCGAAAAATCTACCCAATATATGGCAAAACGTCGTATCGGAGCGCTAATTTCGGTTGCGCGTGACACTGGGATGGATGATTACATTGAAACAGGAATTCCTTTAAACGCAAAAATTTCTTCTCAGTTATTAATTAATATTTTTATTCCAAATACGCCGCTTCATGATGGCGCAGTTATTATCAAAGGAAATGAAATCGCATCGGCAGCAAGTTATTTGCCACTTTCTGATAGTCCGTTTTTGTCCAAAGAACTTGGAACTCGTCACCGGGCTGCTCTAGGAATTAGTGAAGTGACAGACAGTATTACGATTGTTGTATCCGAAGAAACAGGAGGAATTTCATTAACTAAAGGTGGAGAACTTTTCCGTGATGTTTCCGAAGAAGAGTTACATAAGATTCTTCTAAAAGAACTAGTCACAGTAACCGCTAAAAAACCTTCTATCTTTTCTAAATGGAAAGGAGGCAAAAGCGAATGA
- a CDS encoding glycoside hydrolase family 65 protein: MAQKQLFEINPWTLRTTTLDKENKRLQESLTSLGNGYMGMRGNFEEGYSGDGHIGTYYAGVWFPDKTRVGWWKNGYPDYFGKVINGLNFIGIDVRLDGEKLDLFTDEVSDFELILDMEKGTLSRHFTVVKNNKSFRVSAERFLSVETKELAVIRYQVEALSDATVELTSYVDGNVQNEDANYEEMFWQEVEQFSDANKGSLITKTIPNNFDTPRFTVSAVVENRTNATNETNQTKSLYTENKYHFDLKANEVAQIEKRVVITTSRDFSEVEVLGAGEAILNKLASSSYEELLAAHVAGWRERWDKADVEIAGDDSAQQGIRFNIFQLFATYYGEDARLNIGPKGFTGEKYGGATYWDTEAFALPMYLSLTDKSVSHNLLKYRHDQLAGAKINAKKVGLDGALYPMVTFTGVECHNEWEITFEEIHRNGAIAYAIYNYTNYTGDDSYLKTDGIEVLTEITRFWADRVHLSDRLDKYMIHGVTGPNEYDNNVSNNWYTNYIAAWTIRYTLQNLDTESKKRFGITEFEIAKWEDIVHRMYYPFDEKWQIFVQHDTFLDKELRSTDTLKAEDRPINQNWSWDKILRSCFIKQADVLQGLYLFHDDFDFDTKQRNFEFYEPLTVHESSLSPAVHSVLAAEIGKYDKAVELYKRTARLDLDNINNDTEDGLHITSMAGSWLSIVQGFAGMRISEGKLRFAPFLPTGWNNYRFKINFRDRLLEVNVAEGDVTIKLCHGEPIDLEMYKKNYLLKTTVTIPIP; the protein is encoded by the coding sequence ATGGCACAGAAGCAATTATTTGAAATAAATCCATGGACATTACGAACAACTACACTAGATAAAGAAAACAAGCGACTCCAAGAAAGTTTAACTTCGCTTGGTAATGGTTACATGGGAATGCGCGGGAATTTTGAAGAAGGATACTCCGGCGATGGCCATATTGGAACTTATTATGCAGGTGTATGGTTTCCTGATAAAACACGTGTTGGTTGGTGGAAAAATGGCTACCCAGATTATTTTGGCAAAGTCATTAATGGACTAAATTTTATTGGGATTGACGTTCGACTTGATGGTGAAAAACTTGATTTATTCACAGATGAAGTGAGCGATTTCGAGCTTATTTTAGATATGGAAAAAGGTACCCTCAGTCGTCATTTCACAGTAGTTAAAAATAACAAATCTTTCCGAGTTTCGGCAGAACGGTTTTTAAGTGTTGAAACAAAAGAGCTGGCAGTTATTCGTTACCAAGTGGAAGCTTTAAGTGATGCGACAGTTGAATTAACTTCTTATGTAGATGGTAATGTTCAAAATGAAGATGCCAACTATGAAGAAATGTTTTGGCAAGAAGTCGAGCAATTTTCTGATGCAAATAAAGGTTCACTAATTACAAAAACGATTCCGAATAACTTTGATACACCACGTTTTACTGTTTCTGCTGTGGTGGAAAATCGTACCAATGCGACCAACGAAACAAATCAAACGAAATCACTTTACACAGAAAATAAGTATCACTTTGATTTAAAAGCAAATGAAGTGGCGCAAATTGAAAAACGAGTGGTAATTACGACTTCTCGTGACTTTTCCGAGGTAGAGGTTCTAGGTGCTGGGGAGGCTATCTTGAATAAACTTGCCTCAAGCTCTTACGAAGAACTTCTCGCAGCTCACGTTGCCGGTTGGCGCGAACGCTGGGATAAAGCTGATGTGGAAATTGCTGGAGATGATTCCGCGCAACAAGGAATCCGTTTTAATATTTTCCAATTATTTGCGACTTATTACGGTGAAGATGCTCGGTTAAACATTGGCCCTAAAGGCTTTACAGGTGAAAAATATGGCGGTGCAACTTATTGGGACACGGAAGCATTTGCCTTACCAATGTACTTATCATTAACCGATAAATCTGTCAGTCACAATTTATTGAAATATCGTCACGACCAATTAGCGGGAGCCAAAATCAATGCCAAGAAAGTTGGTTTAGACGGCGCGCTTTATCCAATGGTTACTTTTACAGGTGTAGAATGCCACAACGAATGGGAAATCACTTTTGAAGAAATCCACAGAAATGGTGCGATTGCTTATGCGATTTATAACTATACAAATTATACGGGCGATGACAGCTATTTGAAAACAGATGGTATCGAAGTTCTAACTGAAATTACTCGTTTCTGGGCTGACCGAGTGCATTTATCTGATCGCTTAGATAAATACATGATTCATGGTGTTACAGGACCGAATGAATATGATAATAACGTCAGCAATAACTGGTATACCAACTATATTGCTGCGTGGACAATTCGCTACACGCTTCAAAATCTAGACACTGAATCGAAAAAACGTTTTGGTATTACAGAATTTGAAATTGCTAAATGGGAAGATATCGTGCACAGAATGTACTATCCTTTCGATGAAAAATGGCAAATTTTCGTTCAGCACGATACATTCTTAGACAAAGAATTACGGTCAACAGATACACTGAAAGCAGAAGACAGACCTATTAATCAAAACTGGTCTTGGGATAAGATTTTGCGTTCTTGCTTCATTAAACAGGCGGATGTTCTGCAAGGGTTGTATTTATTCCATGATGACTTTGACTTTGATACGAAACAACGTAATTTTGAATTTTATGAACCACTAACCGTTCATGAATCAAGTTTATCTCCTGCTGTCCATTCGGTTTTAGCAGCTGAAATTGGCAAGTATGATAAAGCAGTGGAACTTTATAAACGAACAGCAAGGCTTGATTTAGACAACATTAATAATGATACGGAAGATGGCCTCCACATTACATCTATGGCAGGCAGTTGGCTTTCGATTGTGCAAGGTTTTGCTGGTATGCGAATTTCAGAAGGTAAACTTAGATTTGCTCCATTTTTACCAACTGGCTGGAACAACTATCGTTTTAAAATTAACTTCCGCGATCGCTTGCTAGAAGTGAATGTTGCTGAAGGTGATGTGACCATTAAATTATGTCACGGAGAACCGATAGATTTAGAAATGTATAAGAAAAACTATTTACTAAAAACCACAGTAACTATCCCAATCCCGTAA